CGGAATGCCCCGCCATGTTAATCAACTGTTGAGTCCTGGAATGAAAGATACTTGAAAACACTGGATCTGGTTGAACAAATCTTTCCACCTTTTggatcaaaaagaaaaaattaGACTGAGAGATTTCTATTTAAAAAATATGACAATAATCAATgcaaggaaaaaaaaatgaaacGACGGCTGCATGATTCGAACATGCGCCCGCGAACGGAATTGATTTCTAGTCAATCGCCTTAGACCACTCGGCCAAACCGCCTTTTTTGATGAAGATTTCGACACAAAAATAAACTTTCTTGTATTTGCTGCAGATAACTGGGTGGACttgaaatttccaatttctcaGGCCGAAATTCTGGCAAAGAGCTCCCCCATCAACGGTGTCTTGATGCTTTAACGCCGATGGAATCAAATATGGAAATGATCCGCACCGCATTTCACAAGAGCATGCGGAGAGGGCTCTATCATCATAGATTTTTGCCTTGCAGGACGATGATAGTCTTCGTGGACACAATTTATAATTCAACAAGGCAATAAAACTAAGATTTAGTCCAAACAATACGAATTGTACTCAGAGATTCCCCACTAGGAGTCACAGTGGACGGGGGCACAGACCTATCCAAAAGCTCCTGTTCTTACCACGCATTTGGGAATGCCTTGTAATAAACATATTCTCCCTTTTGTCGTCGATAGAAGCCCATTGCCTCATCACAGATGTCCATGTTCACCACATTCATTCGAATATCGTACTGTCTGATACGTTTCTCCATCGGCTCCGCAATTTCCATATACTCAGCCCTGACAACAGCAGTTTGAGCAAGGTCAGCAGTCTCATGCAGTGCAAGCTGACCACTTCGCAAAATGATATAGAGTAGCCTCATGTTGTCAATTTCGCTTTCATATGCCTCCAAAATATGGACCACAGATAGGAGGGTCGAAAGAGACAGACCCTGGAAAAGCTTCAGCGAAGCAACAGCGTTGTTAGTCTCGCTGCGGAGAAAATGTCGCCTGAGAACTTGAAGCTCGCCAACTCGATATGTGCGAGTTAAGCCAGCTCCAAGGGAAAGTGCCTCGAGTCGCTCAACGTGGTATCGatcctcgtcgtcatcgATCTGGTAAAGGCCTAGCCAGACCTTCTTCCAGAGTTTCACGATGCGAGACTCCAGTTGGCTGCGGGTCGAAACTGGCTTTTCAAAGGCACCACCGCTAAAGGGATACTGAGGAGGATCATCAACTTGACCATCAGTTTCAACCTGGTCACATCCTTGGCCAGCGCAAAGGCTCTGAAGTGGAGGTGGGATAGAAGCAATACACCGCAGCTTGGCACTGAACCGCTCGTTAATTCTCGGCAATGAATACTGCACAAATTCCATGACCCACCTATTGCGGGCTTTGACTTCACATTtggaggaagaaaaagataAGTGGAAAAACTCCATTATCCTCCGGAGGAATCTGTGAGTGCGGTGGGGCTTCATTGCTCTCAGGGTTTCAAAAAGCGTACTGCTGAAGAAGTCCAACTGACTTCTAAATTGTTCAGTACATCTGCCCATTCTCAGGTTGGGTTCTAGAGCCTTATCACTGCTAAGAACGACAGTCGCATGTTGTAATCATGGCGTGCTGTCTCACTTCTGATCAGGGAACGATGGTCCGTTCTTCCTTAATGCTCAACTGAATGAACCCCTGTAAGCTATCCAATGAGTGCAAGCTGATGAGATCTTTTATTGACTTCGTTTAAAAACTACTTGGACCTTTTGTGGAGTATTTCATCTGTGAACAGTTTGTTCAACTTTACATAAAACGTCAATCGCTGTAGTCAATATTTGTCTGAAATTCTCAACTTGGATTTCCAAATGACGAGACCATGATAGTAAAATTACTCTTATCACACCTGTTTGGTAAACTAGCTTGACTAGAGTTTCTTGTGCCGTATCCAAAGGAGTTGGTAAATGTTGTCGGGAACAAATTCCGGGGATGATCACACGTTCCTATAAAAGGTCGGTAGGTAATGCTGACAGCACTATTCACTATGTCTCCGGATATCAACCACTTTGACCCAAATTAGAAAAAACTAGAAGACGTGTACAACTCTGCAAACTAAGTAAAAGTCGAGATTTACCTTCGTTGATCGAAAGCGGCTGACCTCCAACGTGCATCAACTTGAACATCATTGCCTAAGTGTTAGAGCGTGAAAATGCTTCATTAAATAATTCTTTAGGATTGAATAAACCAGACGGACTGGAATACGAAAAAGAGGGAAACGCGTaccagaaaaaaaggaatgaATTTGACTTGAATTGAAGCCTTTTGTTCAACAGAGAGCCGAAGCGATTGAATTTGATTCAAATCAGAAAGTGCAGTTGTACCCAAAATAATTTAAAagcaagaagcaaaagaatgTTAAAGGTAGGGATAGCAGGTTTAGAACCAGAGGCCCCTAGATCGACCATACAATATATCCATGCACAATCGATGACTTCATGATCGGTGACAGAACTGCAATGCAGGGGGATTTGTCTGCATCGCATGTCTATGAAAACCCGCAACTGGACTAAATGCAAAAATTCCAGTCATTAATTGTTCGAAATTATTAGACGGTCCTAGTTGAGATGATTACTTCAAGACTTGAGAGGAAATAACCGGGATAACGGAGCTGGATGTGATGACCTCACTAGACAGGGTTATACCCGTTTCAAGGCCTCTTCAGCTATGAGAACGAGCAAATAAGAACACGTCTGGATGTTCATTCGGTTCGTTCCTGTTCCGAGCCCCCGAGATCTCGTTTTCGCAAAGATGCTTGACGTAATGCCTACATTCCTTAATGTGGTTCAATTTTCATTTTGGACATCTTTCATATCCATTATATCCATAGGGTGTGATCTGGGTTGGATGTCTTGTCACCAAACCGAGGTGTCCAGCTGCATATGTACCCATGGTCATCTAGTGTCACCTTGTTTCGTACCACTACTATCTAGGTTAAGTATCTGCATCTCAAAAGATCTCAGCTCAACCTGAAAATCACAAAGATGGCGACCAACCACTCTGGGGAATGCGAGTCCCCATTTGCTTCAAACACAGAACAAATTCCTGCAAATTCTGTTTCTTCTCATGATCGTCCATCTTCGCCAGTTGACTCGTGTGTACCCGAAGAATTCGCGCCAATCCGCACCAACCCATCATACTCCCAGGAATATCCCGCAGGGGCAAAgttggatgatgatgatgatgatatcGCACGTACTGCATCTCGCCGACGCAGCTATGCCTCCGGTTATGATCCAAAAGGAGAGGAATGGGCTCAAATAGAGAAACTGATCTCACGGATGTTCGGTTCTGAGCGCAAAGCAAAttccgaagaagagaaaacccGTCATATTGGAGTTGTCTGGAAAAATCTCACCGTGAAGGGTGTTGGCCTTGGTGCTGCTCTCCAACCCACCAACGGGGATATTTTTCTCGGGTTGCCGCGGCTGATCAAGCAACTATTCACTCGGGGCAGCCAAGGGGTTGGGACGGGAAAAACCTCGATACGAACCATCTTAGATGATTTTACTGTAAGTCGATTCCTCATCGCCAGAAGTCAGCTTGACTCACCCTTAGATAAGGGCTGTGTTCGTCCGGGGGAGATGCTTCTTGTTCTAGGCCGCCCTGGCTCTGGCTGTTCCACTTTCTTGAAAGTGCTTGGTAATCAACGAGCGGGCTACGAAAGCATTGAAGGCGATGTGCGGTACGGCGGCACCGATTCGAAGAAGATGGCAAAGCAGTATAGGTCTGAAGGTGTGTGTTTCTCTCTGTCACGATGGTTCTGAACTAAAACCATCAGTCTTGTACAACCCCGAGGATGATCTTCATTATGCAACTTTGACTGTGCGAGATACACTTCTTTTTGCCCTGAAATCCCGAACTCCAGGTAAAGCCTCAAGGATTCCGGGAGAAAGCCGAAAGGAATATCAGGAGACCTTCCTGTCCGCTATTGCTAAGCTGTTCTGGATTGAACATGCCTTGGGAACCAGAGTTGGCAACGAATTGATACGTGGAGTTTCTGGGggcgagaagaaaagaacgtCCATTGCTGAGGCTATGGTTACCAAGGCTAGCACTCAGTGCTGGGACAACTCTACCAAGGGCCTGGACGCTAGTACGGCACTGGAGTATGTTCAAAGCTTGCGAAGTCTAACAAACACCGCCAACGTTTCAACGGTGGTAGCTCTTTACCAGGCTTCGGAGAATTTGTTTGATCTTTTTGACAAGGTGATTCTGATTGATGACGGAAGATGCTCGTTCTTCGGACCTAGCCAGGATGCGAAAACCTACTTCGAAGGACTCGGCTTTGAATGTCCCCCGCGTTGGACAACCCCCGACTTTTTGACTTCGGTCAGTGACCCTCATGCCAGACGTGTCAAAGAAGGCTGGGATGACCGAATCCCTCGGAATGCAGCTGAATTCCAAGCTGCATATCGCAATAGTGATACTTACCAAGGCAATTTGGCGGACATTGAAAGCTTTGAGAGCGAGATTGAAGCACAAAGGCAGGAAAGAGAGGCTGCAAGAAGCACCACAAAACGGAAAAACTTCACGATCTCATTTTACAAACAGGTCATGATTCTCACACATCGTCAATTTCTGGTGATGTTTGGTGATAGAGAATCATTGATTGGAAAATGGAGTGTGATAACTTTTCAAGCCCTCATCATTGGCAGCTTGTTTTACAATCTACCAGATACAAGGTGAGGATTTGCCTCTCCAAATTTGACGAAACTCCGTATGACTTACTGTTTCAAGCAATGGTGTTTTCACGAGGGGTGGTGTGATGTTCTTCATACTACTTTTCAATGCATTGCTTGCCATGGCAGAGCTGACAACAGCATTTCAAAGTCGACCTATCTTGTTGAAACACAAAAGCTTGTGAGGAattcaaagaagaaaaaaaggaaattgtGGTACTAATTTTCTGTAGCTCGTTCTATCGCCCTGCGGCATATGCACTTGCCCAAGttgtggttgatgtgccTCTTGTGTTCATACAAGTCGTTCTATTTGATCTCGTAGTATACTTGTGAGTGTTATTGGATGCTTCATCTTGATCAAGCTGATGACTTATTTAGCATGGCAAACCTTGCACGAACACCTTCCCAGTTCTTCATAAATTTGCTGTTCATATTCATTATGACGATGACCATGTATTCATTCTTTCGTGCTCTTGGGGCTTTATGTGCCTCATTGGATGTTGGTACGTGAAACAAACCCTCGCCTTCAAGAAGTAGTCTCTAACAACACCACATAGCTACACGTCTCACTGGGGTCGCCATACAGGCTTTGGTTGTATACACAGGTGAGCTCAGTACAATCGAATCTATTGATCGAATTGAATTGCCAACCTAAATCAGGATATCTCATTCCTCCGTGGAAAATGCACCCTTGGTTAAAGTGGCTCATTTGGATAAACCCCGTCCAATATGCATTTGAGGCATTAATGGCCAATGAGTTCCATAATCTCCAGATAAAATGTGAACCACCTTACATTGTGCCTGATGGGCCAAATGCAGTGCCTGGTCACCAAGCCTGTACGATTCAAGGCAGTGATCCAGACCAGTTGATTGTTCATGGCCCCAAGTACATCCAAACGGCATACACTTACAGCAGAGCTCATCTGTGGCGGAATTTTGGCATCATAATTGGATGGTTGATCCTTTTCGTCTGTTTGACAATGCTTGGAATGGAATTGCAGAGACCTAATAAGGGTGGCAGCTCAGTCACGGTGTTCAAAAGAAGCGAAGCTCCAAAAGCAGTTCAGGACATCATAAAACGATCTGCCCCCCGAGAAGATGAGGAAATCGCGGAGAAAAATGGCATGACCTCACACAAAAATGACAGCGATTCGGGTGACTCCAGCGACAAGGTTCAGGACATCGCTCAAAACACGGCAATTTTTACATGGCAAGATGTCAACTACACCATCCCATATAAGGGTGGGCAGAGACAACTACTACGAAATGTTCAAGGGTATGTCAAGCCTGGTCGGCTGACTGCATTGATGGGCGCTTCTGGTGCAGGGTAAGATAACATCCAAGTTCACTCCGTCCTTGATGCTAATGTCTGACCAGAAAAACCACTTTGCTCAACGCGCTAGCACAGCGAATCAATTTTGGTGTGGTCACTGGTCACTTTTTAGTTGACGGAAGGTGAGGAATCTTCAGGGATCTCGTTCACTTTGTACTCTAACATTTTCAGGCCTCTACCAAAGAGCTTCCAGAGAGCGACAGGATTCGCCGAGCAGATGGATATCCACGAACCCACGGCTACTGTACGGGAATCGCTTCGGTTTTCTGCTCTTTTACGTCAACCAAAAGAAGTCCCATTACAGGAAAAGTATGATTATTGTGAGACAATCATTGATTTGTTAGAAATGCGCTCCATCGCCGGCGCAACCGTCGGATCTGCGGGATCGGGCCTCAACCAAGAGCAGCGCAAACGACTCACCATTGCAGTGGAGCTGGCAAGTAAGCCAGAGCTGTTGCTTTTTCTGGACGAGCCCACATCCGGCCTCGATTCTCTGGCCGCGTTCAACATTGTACGCTTCCTTCGCCGACTTGCAGATGCTGGTCAGGCCGTTCTCTGTACAATCCATCAACCCTCTGCCGTGTTGTTTGAGAATTTCGATGAACTATTGTTGCTGAAAAGCGGTGGAAGCATTGTTTATAATGGCCCCCTTGGCAATGACTCCAAGACGCTGATTAATTACTTTGAAAAAAATGGCGGGAGGAGTTGCTCACCGCATGAAAATCCGGCAGAGGTGTGTAATCTGAAACTGGTGATATAGTTCCCACTGATGTTCTCTCTAGTATATGTTGGAAGTCATTGGAGCCGGAAACCCTGATTATAAGGGGCAGGACTGGGGCGATGTGTGGACCAATTCGCCAGAATCCAAGCAGCTTTCTGAGGATCTTGAGGGGATCATTGCTTCCCGTTGCAATGCTCAAAGTGACGAGAAGACTGAAGACGGTCGCGAGTACGCAATGCCTCTCTCTGTTCAAGTGGTCACAGTCACCAAGCGCGCGTTTGTGGCTTACTGGAGAACCCCAGACTACGTCCTTGTAAGCTACTTACTTGGCTTCAAATGCTAAAGTTGAATGACTTGACTAACTGCGATTAAGGGTAAATTTATGCTCCACATTTTTACCGGTCTTTTCAACACCTTCACATTCTGGCATCTGGGGAACAGCTCCATCGACATGCAATCACGACTCTTCTCTGTCTTCATGACATTGACTATTGCTCCACCGCTAATCCAGCAACTCCAACCGCGGTATCTCCATTTCCGAGGTTTGTATAAATCTCGTGAAGCTAATTCCAAGATTTACTCTTGGGCAGCCTTTGTAACGAGCACAATTGTCCCAGAGCTGCCATACTCAATTGTTGCCGGATCAGTTTACTTTAACTGCTGGTAAGTTTTTCTTGAGAATTGGGTTATGATTCAACTCTGACAGGAACTCAATAGGTACTGGGGCACTTGGTTCCCGCGCGACTCGTTCAGTTCCGGCTATGTTTGGATGTTGCTAATGCTCTTTGAGCTATACTATGTTGGACTTGGCCAATTTATAGCCGCGCTTGCACCCAATGAGCTCTTCGCAAGCCTGCTAGTGCCAACTTTCTTTACCTTTATCGCTTCTTTTTGCGGTGTTGTTGTTCCATACGTCGCGTTGCCGCATTTTTGGCAGTCCTGGATGTACTGGCTTACGCCTTTTCACTATCTACTTGAGGGATTTGTTGGAGTCATCACTCATAACGTCCCCATGCGCTGTATTGAGCGTGAAGAAGCCCGCTTTAGCACGCCAGCTGGCATGAACTGCCAAGAATATGCTGGGTCTTATGCCGAAAAAGCCGGTGGGTATGTTCGAGACGTTGGGAATGGaatgtgctcattctgtcAATACTCGACCGGTGATCAATATGTAAGTTGCCCAGAATCACGATCCCTTTCCCTGTATTTCTTGAGTCCTAGGCTTGAAGGATGGCTAACTAGAACTTTGTGACACTTTCTAGGCGAAGAGCCTCAATGTGTTTTACTCACACAAGTGGAGAGATTATGTGAGTATCGTGCTTTGTACCCTTTGGCTAATTTTGGGAGGTTGGACTGATCTAACATCTATTAGGGAATCTTCTGGGGATATATCATCTTCAACTTTGCTCTTGTTTTCGTCTTTTCCTGGCTGTATTTGCACGGTGTGAGCAACTTCAAGCGTTGGTTCAGTGCGCGTAAGACGAGAAAGAGCGGAAATTATTCTTGAACGTGGTTACATCGTGTCTTCTATGCTGCGCATGAGTGTATTTATGTGCTAATCTCTCCAGCGCCAAGTGTTCACTCGTATCCTCCTTCTCTCCGCATGTGTTATTGACCCAACATAATGTCTGATTGATGAGGTACAGGATACTTAGGCCCTATACTCGAACGAATCTCAGATCATCGTTCTTTCCGAAAAACTAAACTATttccttgatcttgatttGCTCAAAGTACTAAATGAACATGGTCACATGGGTTTTGCTTAGTCAATTA
Above is a window of Penicillium digitatum chromosome 2, complete sequence DNA encoding:
- a CDS encoding CDR ABC transporter; amino-acid sequence: MATNHSGECESPFASNTEQIPANSVSSHDRPSSPVDSCVPEEFAPIRTNPSYSQEYPAGAKLDDDDDDIARTASRRRSYASGYDPKGEEWAQIEKLISRMFGSERKANSEEEKTRHIGVVWKNLTVKGVGLGAALQPTNGDIFLGLPRLIKQLFTRGSQGVGTGKTSIRTILDDFTGCVRPGEMLLVLGRPGSGCSTFLKVLGNQRAGYESIEGDVRYGGTDSKKMAKQYRSEVLYNPEDDLHYATLTVRDTLLFALKSRTPGKASRIPGESRKEYQETFLSAIAKLFWIEHALGTRVGNELIRGVSGGEKKRTSIAEAMVTKASTQCWDNSTKGLDASTALEYVQSLRSLTNTANVSTVVALYQASENLFDLFDKVILIDDGRCSFFGPSQDAKTYFEGLGFECPPRWTTPDFLTSVSDPHARRVKEGWDDRIPRNAAEFQAAYRNSDTYQGNLADIESFESEIEAQRQEREAARSTTKRKNFTISFYKQVMILTHRQFLVMFGDRESLIGKWSVITFQALIIGSLFYNLPDTSNGVFTRGGVMFFILLFNALLAMAELTTAFQSRPILLKHKSFSFYRPAAYALAQVVVDVPLVFIQVVLFDLVVYFMANLARTPSQFFINLLFIFIMTMTMYSFFRALGALCASLDVATRLTGVAIQALVVYTGYLIPPWKMHPWLKWLIWINPVQYAFEALMANEFHNLQIKCEPPYIVPDGPNAVPGHQACTIQGSDPDQLIVHGPKYIQTAYTYSRAHLWRNFGIIIGWLILFVCLTMLGMELQRPNKGGSSVTVFKRSEAPKAVQDIIKRSAPREDEEIAEKNGMTSHKNDSDSGDSSDKVQDIAQNTAIFTWQDVNYTIPYKGGQRQLLRNVQGYVKPGRLTALMGASGAGKTTLLNALAQRINFGVVTGHFLVDGRPLPKSFQRATGFAEQMDIHEPTATVRESLRFSALLRQPKEVPLQEKYDYCETIIDLLEMRSIAGATVGSAGSGLNQEQRKRLTIAVELASKPELLLFLDEPTSGLDSLAAFNIVRFLRRLADAGQAVLCTIHQPSAVLFENFDELLLLKSGGSIVYNGPLGNDSKTLINYFEKNGGRSCSPHENPAEYMLEVIGAGNPDYKGQDWGDVWTNSPESKQLSEDLEGIIASRCNAQSDEKTEDGREYAMPLSVQVVTVTKRAFVAYWRTPDYVLGKFMLHIFTGLFNTFTFWHLGNSSIDMQSRLFSVFMTLTIAPPLIQQLQPRYLHFRGLYKSREANSKIYSWAAFVTSTIVPELPYSIVAGSVYFNCWYWGTWFPRDSFSSGYVWMLLMLFELYYVGLGQFIAALAPNELFASLLVPTFFTFIASFCGVVVPYVALPHFWQSWMYWLTPFHYLLEGFVGVITHNVPMRCIEREEARFSTPAGMNCQEYAGSYAEKAGGYVRDVGNGMCSFCQYSTGDQYAKSLNVFYSHKWRDYGIFWGYIIFNFALVFVFSWLYLHGVSNFKRWFSARKTRKSGNYS